The Bifidobacterium actinocoloniiforme DSM 22766 genomic sequence ACGCCGGAATCCTCCAAAGTTTGGAAAATCTCATCGGCCCTGGCGCGCAGGTCCTCCTTCTCCCTGGGGGTCTGGAGGGAATCGTCGATTACCTGGTCCACGCGAGCGCGCGCGTCGCCGCCTTGGGCCACCTCGTTCAGGACCATCGAATGGGTGATCTTCAACCGAGCCTTCAAGGTCTCAGGCTGGGAGGAAATCAGGTGGTCGAAGGTGGTTTCGCTCCAGGCGACGAAACCCTCCGGCGCTTTCTTGCGCTTGATCTTCTTGAGCTTCTTCGGATCGTCTCCCGCCTTGGCCAGGGCCCGTGCGTTCTCGATCTCATACTCGGGCGCCTCGGCCACGACCAAGCCCTGGGTGTCGAAGCCCATCCGTCCGGCCCGCCCGGCTATTTGGTGGAATTCGCGTGAGCGCAGACGGCGCATCCGGCTGCCGTCGTACTTGGTCAGGGCGGTCAAAAGCACGGTGTGGATAGGCACGTTGATGCCCACACCTAGGGTGTCGGTGCCGCAGATGACCGGCAGCAACCCGGCCTGGGCCAACTGCTCGACCAGGCGCCGGTACCGTGGCAGCATTCCCGCATGGTGGACGCCCACCCCGGTGCGCAAGAGGCGGGAGAGGATTTTCCCGAAGCCGGTCGTGAATTTGGTGCCGGCTATGGCATCCTTGATCCTCTCACGGTCCTGCTTGCTGGACACCCCGGAGCTGGAGAGGGCTTGCGCGGTTTCCAGGGCCGCATCCTGGGAGAAGTGAACGATATAAATCGGCGTGTCCCGCTGTGTGATCAGACCGTCGACGGTGGTGGCTGGAGGCGTGTCCACATAGCGGTAGGACAGGGGCACGGGCCGGGGCGCATCGGCGATCACGTCCACCTCGGTCCCGGTGCGCTCGCGTAGGGAATCCGCGATCGCGCTCACATCGCCCAGGGTGGCGGACATGAGCAGGAACTGCGTATCGGGAAGCGTCAGCAGGGGCACCTGCCAAGCCCAGCCCCGCTCTGGGTCGCCGTAAAAGTGGAATTCATCCATTGCCACGCAGCCCACGTCCGCCGACCGGCCCTCGCGCAGGGCCTGGTTGGCCAGGATCTCCGCTGTGCAGCATATGACCGGAGCGTCCGCGTTGATGCGGCTGTCGCCGGTGATCATGCCGACGTTGTCGCGGCCTAAATCGCGTACCAGGTCGAAGAACTTCTCCGATACCAGGGCTTTGATGGGCGCGGTGTAATAGGAACGGCGGCCGGTGCACAGGGCGATGAAGTGCATGGCCAGCGCCACCATCGACTTTCCTGATCCGGTAGGCGTGTTCAGAATGACGTGATCGCCGGCCAGGAGGTCCATGACCGCCTCCTCCTGATGCGGCCAAGGCTCTATCCCCTTGGCCCGGACCCAGTCGAAGAAGCGCTCGTAGAGGTCGTCCTCGCTCAGGTTCCTGGCCTCACCTGAGGCAGGGACCAGGGTCGCCAAGGCGCCAGGCGACGTCAAATCCTCTCCCGCTGGACCTGATGGGGGCTGAGAGGGGGAGGCAGCGGATGGGAAAGACCGGGAAACAGACATAGGCTCAAGTCTAGCCAGAGCCCCGGGCAGACCCTGCTGGAGCGCGAACGCGCCCAGGAACGCGAGCTTGAGCGCGAACGTCGCCGCGCCTCGAGGCGTTAAAAAAACACGTGGTTATGAAAACCGGGGCAGGCGGTTCGACGCCCTCTCCATCAGTGGATATCGTTTCTTTGATCCTGGACGGCCTAGGTCATCAAGGGCCATCTATTCGTCTTGTCCCAATCCGGAGAATCGTTTGAAGAAGACGCTGAGCTTGTCGATGACATGCTGTTTCTTCTCTCCAAGGCCTCCCCTGGCGACGAATCGTGAGATGGGCGGAAGGATGGCCGTAATGGACGTGCCGCTTGTCTGCAAGGTGCCGTTACGGAAAGACTCCTTGATGAACTGCTTCGTCGGTTCAGCCTTGAGGTGCTCTTCATCAATGATGGACTGAAGCTCCTCCTGACGTCTGCGGTTGAGGAAGGTTCGCCACTGCTCATCCACCGTCCCATTCATGGATACCGAACCGACAAAGGCGTCGATCAGATCCTTCTTGTTGCGCAGCGAAGGGCTGGCTGAGACGGCCTTGTTGATCTCGGTTCGTATCTCCTTGTCCTCGCCGTTGCCATGCTTCTGCCGGTATTTGTCCACCAGCATGAGGATGTAGTCGACGTTCACCTCGGTCTGCTTGACCAGCTCGATTTCGAAGGTCAGATCATCGTTGATGTTCTCTTTGTCGGCCTTTTCTGCTGACCGGAAAGTCGAGTATAGATCCAGGTAGACGCTCCGGTAATCCTGGCTCTCCCGTTCGGACAGGATCTCCTGACCCTCGAAGTCATCGAAACTGGTGAGGATGTTCTGCAACCTGAGGATGCTGCCGAAGAGCCCAACGAAGTTCTTCTGCTCCTGTTCGCTCCCTATCCGCTGCCCTATCGGATAGGAACCGAGCAGCTCCTGGACCTTTTGTTTGTATTCCTCGTAGTAGTCCTTGAAGGGCTTGAGCAGCACGATGCCTTGGGCGTCCTTGTTGCCGAAGAGTTCCAAAGCCTCATCGGTTTCCTTCTCAAGGTTTCGGAAAGAGACGATATTGCCGTATGTCTTTACGGAGTTAAGAATTCGGTTGGTCCTGGAGAAAGCCTGGATCAGTCCGTGCATCTTCAGGTTCTTGTCGACGAAGAGCGTGTTCAAGGTGGTCGCATCGAAGCCGGTGAGGAACATGTTGACCACGATGACCATGTCGATCTCGCGGTTCTTCAGCCGCATGGAGAGGTCTTTGTAGTAGTTCTGGAACTTCTCTGAGCTTGTGTCGTAACTCGTCTGGAACATGTCGTTGTAGTCAGCGATGACGTCTTCGAGGAAGTCACGGTCATCCTTGCTTAGGGCCTGGGCGCTGCAATCCTCGTCGTCCAGGATGCCGTCCGTTTCCGCCTCGTTGGGTGCATAGGAGTAGATCAGTCCAATCTTGAGCCGTTGGTCCGGGGCAAGATCGGCCTGCTGATGCTGGAATTCGATGTAGTAGCGTTTGGCGGCTTCAATGGAGGCTGTGGCGAACAAGGCGTTGAACCCATGCACCCGCCGGGACTGTTTGATTTCCTCAACCTTGCGATGGGAGACAATCACATCCTCGATGTTGGTCACCACTGAATGCTGGTAGCTGTCCATCCGTCTGGTCTTCTGGGCGAAGTGATCGAGAGTGTATCTGACGATCTGGTAGATTCGTCTGCTGTCGAGCAATGCCCGCTCGGTGTCGATTCCGGCGACCTGGGTATCCGTCACCCTTCCTTCCCCGATGCTGTCGACGTAGTCGATGCGGAAGGGAAGGACGTTCTTGTCACGGATCGCATCGACGATGGTGTAGGTGTGAAGCTTGTCGCCAAAGGCCTGTTCGGTCGTTCTGAGCTTGGGTTTGCCGCCGGTTCCTGAGTTCTTGGCGAAGATGGGTGTGCCAGTGAAACCG encodes the following:
- a CDS encoding DEAD/DEAH box helicase, with the protein product MSVSRSFPSAASPSQPPSGPAGEDLTSPGALATLVPASGEARNLSEDDLYERFFDWVRAKGIEPWPHQEEAVMDLLAGDHVILNTPTGSGKSMVALAMHFIALCTGRRSYYTAPIKALVSEKFFDLVRDLGRDNVGMITGDSRINADAPVICCTAEILANQALREGRSADVGCVAMDEFHFYGDPERGWAWQVPLLTLPDTQFLLMSATLGDVSAIADSLRERTGTEVDVIADAPRPVPLSYRYVDTPPATTVDGLITQRDTPIYIVHFSQDAALETAQALSSSGVSSKQDRERIKDAIAGTKFTTGFGKILSRLLRTGVGVHHAGMLPRYRRLVEQLAQAGLLPVICGTDTLGVGINVPIHTVLLTALTKYDGSRMRRLRSREFHQIAGRAGRMGFDTQGLVVAEAPEYEIENARALAKAGDDPKKLKKIKRKKAPEGFVAWSETTFDHLISSQPETLKARLKITHSMVLNEVAQGGDARARVDQVIDDSLQTPREKEDLRARADEIFQTLEDSGVIEVLTGRDGRPDYDTTVDLPEDFALDQPLSPFLLAALELLDPDSPDYDMDLISMVEATLEDPRQVLRAQQRQARDAAMQEMKAEGMDYEDRVDKLQEVTYPKPLEELLGQAFDRYRRDVPWANDFELSPKSVLRDMLETASDFNSYIARYGISRSEGTLLRYLSDAYRALSRTVPDEMLDERLDDVIAWLGLVVRSVDSSLVDEWEAAGQSAVGPTADLNAAPPQGEGQVVQDRRALRVLVRNAMFHRTELVAFDHPQELARLDADWGYGLRAWQDALDDLYEAHEAINIDEQARSADFLTLEESKEQSEHVWKVRQVFDDVEGDHDWGIAGVVDLDATQAEGQAVFIDYQVGPIEDLLEM
- a CDS encoding type I restriction endonuclease subunit R; its protein translation is MNEAAAYLIDPIALSSESTVVAEYEAPAAEQAEYQSEAELEKEFIRILQSQAYEYLPIHTEDDLISNLRARLEDLNHIVFTDEEWERFFKTSITDSNEGITEKTVHIQRDSVQVLRRDDGSSKNIMLIDKKDIHNNKLQVINQYEVPGQADGGKAKYSNRYDVTILVNGLPLIHVELKRRGVDLREAFNQINRYQRDSFWAGSGLFEYVQIFIISNGTLTKYYSNTTRRQQIGEAAKQGKSTRRQTSNSYEFTSWWADATNKPIMDLRSFTKTFLSKHTILNVLTKYCVLTADNLLLVMRPYQIVATERILRRIVQSTNYRKLGTRAAGGYVWHTTGSGKTLTSFKTAQLATQMADVDKVLFVVDRKDLDYQTMREYDRFEKGAANSNTSTKVLKKQLEDSNARIIITTIQKLSTFIKANPDHPVYGQHVVIIFDECHRSQFGDMHTMITHAFKRYNLFGFTGTPIFAKNSGTGGKPKLRTTEQAFGDKLHTYTIVDAIRDKNVLPFRIDYVDSIGEGRVTDTQVAGIDTERALLDSRRIYQIVRYTLDHFAQKTRRMDSYQHSVVTNIEDVIVSHRKVEEIKQSRRVHGFNALFATASIEAAKRYYIEFQHQQADLAPDQRLKIGLIYSYAPNEAETDGILDDEDCSAQALSKDDRDFLEDVIADYNDMFQTSYDTSSEKFQNYYKDLSMRLKNREIDMVIVVNMFLTGFDATTLNTLFVDKNLKMHGLIQAFSRTNRILNSVKTYGNIVSFRNLEKETDEALELFGNKDAQGIVLLKPFKDYYEEYKQKVQELLGSYPIGQRIGSEQEQKNFVGLFGSILRLQNILTSFDDFEGQEILSERESQDYRSVYLDLYSTFRSAEKADKENINDDLTFEIELVKQTEVNVDYILMLVDKYRQKHGNGEDKEIRTEINKAVSASPSLRNKKDLIDAFVGSVSMNGTVDEQWRTFLNRRRQEELQSIIDEEHLKAEPTKQFIKESFRNGTLQTSGTSITAILPPISRFVARGGLGEKKQHVIDKLSVFFKRFSGLGQDE